The following coding sequences are from one Rutidosis leptorrhynchoides isolate AG116_Rl617_1_P2 chromosome 11, CSIRO_AGI_Rlap_v1, whole genome shotgun sequence window:
- the LOC139876529 gene encoding uncharacterized protein, which produces MKKLCSLRHHKYVVFSSFILVCFLPSVSSVDATSDTDRLALLSVKSHIKSDPYQIMPTWNDSSHFCNWTGVVCGSRHTRVVTLNLSSGGFSGTISPAVGNLSFLRTLVLSNNSFEGKVPQEVGKLWRLRRLLITNNSLSGEIPSNISQCLNLEVLHLGKNDFVGTFPNEFESLRKLQVISILSNNLTGEIPKFIGNFTSLEAISGFDNNFHGSIPDTLGQLSNLLYFGFGSNNLSGVLPPSFFNISSLTTIDLLDNQIGGNLPQDISQRFPRLVNLNLPTNKFTGHIPVSLSNASNLELLALSRNEFTGSVPSFNSLTKLTRFTVSVNHLGNGKLGDLNFVSSLANCTNLSILGFGANNLRGFLPKSMFNFTQLTELIIGGNLISGSIPYEIGQLVKITRLGMYSNLFTGTIPDSIGNLVNVGAMSLVGNLLSGSIPSSLGNITQLTMLWLHTNNLVGPVPSSLSNCNGLQELDLHRNNLSGFIPEEIIGLSSLIRLDLSDNHFVGPLPSQVEKLRNVGFLNISNNMLSRSIPSSLGACTSLVELYISANVFEGEIPSTFSSLKGLEVLDLSSNNLTGTIPEFLGDFVFLKSLNLSFNGFEGKLPDTGAFRNVSKVYVNGNAKLCGGFPEFQLPECSIDQESSKKNKISHTMIIIFSVLGAIFVLVVALVSYLIWKRRYSKKVSSGTNSDNEKFPRISYRVLHEATNGFSSANLIGYGKFSFVYKALLNQKNGPVAVAVKVLKLSVHGARKTFETECKALRNIRHRNLVKVITSCSGVDYNGNDFKALIYAYMVNGSLDEWLHQNRVVNQDIEEETRSLNFIQRLNVVIDVASALVYIHCQCRSPLVHCDIKPSNVLLDVDLVAHLGDFGLARFFQDTAHDTSTSHTISLGVKGTIGYAAPEYGMGSQTSTYGDIYSFGILILETFTGKHPTHEMFSDGLSLHGFVKTAIPDQVMKITDLIQLRTYKSIKECLTAVYQIGINCSMESPTDRMDINDAFNQLQFVKKTFLDSRSNLA; this is translated from the exons ATGAAAAAACTCTGTTCACTACGACATCATAAATATGTCGTCTTTTCTAGTTTCATTTTGGTTTGTTTTCTCCCCTCAGTTTCTTCCGTGGATGCTACAAGTGACACGGATCGTTTGGCCTTGTTATCGGTCAAATCACATATAAAATCAGACCCGTATCAAATCATGCCTACATGGAACGATTCGTCCCATTTCTGCAACTGGACAGGTGTCGTGTGTGGTTCAAGGCACACTAGAGTTGTCACACTCAATTTATCGTCAGGTGGATTTTCGGGTACAATATCACCTGCAGTTGGTAACCTGTCGTTTCTTAGAACGCTTGTGCTAAGCAACAATAGCTTTGAAGGCAAGGTCCCACAAGAAGTTGGAAAGTTATGGAGATTAAGAAGGCTATTAATTACGAATAATTCTTTATCAGGTGAAATTCCTTCGAATATATCTCAGTGTCTAAATCTTGAAGTACTTCATCTTGGTAAGAACGATTTCGTAGGTACTTTTCCTAATGAATTTGAATCGTTGCGTAAGCTACAGGTTATTAGCATCCTCTCAAATAATCTAACAGGAGAAATACCCAAGTTTATTGGAAACTTTACGTCCCTTGAAGCTATATCTGGTTTTGATAATAATTTTCATGGAAGTATTCCAGATACTCTCGGCCAATTGTCTAATTTGTTGTATTTCGGGTTCGGAAGTAATAATCTTTCGGGCGTTTTACCTCCTTCGTTTTTCAATATTTCATCCTTGACGACAATAGATTTGCTCGACAATCAAATTGGTGGGAATTTGCCTCAAGACATTTCACAAAGATTTCCTAGACTCGTAAACTTAAACCTTCCAACAAATAAGTTCACTGGACATATTCCAGTTTCATTATCTAATGCCTCGAATCTTGAACTGCTAGCACTCAGTAGAAATGAGTTTACCGGAAGCGTACCAAGTTTCAATAGTCTAACAAAATTGACGAGGTTTACAGTTAGTGTTAATCATCTTGGAAATGGGAAACTCGGTGATTTGAACTTTGTATCCTCTTTAGCTAACTGCACTAACTTGAGTATTTTAGGTTTCGGTGCTAATAATCTCAGAGGATTTTTGCCAAAATCGATGTTTAACTTTACACAGCTTACGGAACTCATAATAGGAGGAAATTTGATTTCTGGAAGTATCCCTTATGAGATCGGACAGCTAGTTAAGATAACTAGATTGGGTATGTACTCAAACCTATTCACTGGTACAATTCCAGATTCAATTGGGAATCTGGTAAACGTCGGTGCAATGTCTCTTGTCGGAAACTTATTATCAGGCTCTATACCCTCGTCATTAGGAAATATTACCCAGTTAACCATGCTCTGGTTACATACTAATAATCTGGTGGGACCGGTACCATCAAGTTTATCGAACTGTAATGGCTTGCAGGAGTTGGATCTTCATAGGAATAATCTCAGTGGGTTCATACCTGAGGAAATTATTGGTCTTTCTTCCTTAATAAGATTAGACCTTTCTGACAACCATTTTGTGGGTCCTCTTCCTTCCCAAGTAGAAAAGTTGCGGAATGTGGGTTTTCTTAACATTTCGAATAACATGTTGTCAAGGTCGATTCCATCAAGTCTTGGAGCTTGCACGAGTTTGGTTGAACTATACATTTCAGCGAACGTCTTTGAAGGTGAAATTCCATCGACATTTAGCTCGTTGAAAGGGCTAGAAGTTCTCGATCTTTCAAGTAACAACTTAACCGGGACTATCCCTGAGTTCCTAGGAGATTTTGTGTTCCTCAAAAGTTTGAACTTGTCTTTCAATGGTTTCGAGGGAAAGTTGCCTGATACAGGAGCTTTTAGAAATGTAAGCAAAGTTTATGTTAATGGAAATGCTAAACTTTGCGGCGGATTTCCAGAATTTCAGTTGCCCGAGTGTTCGATTGATCAAGAATCATCCAAGAAAAACAAAATTTCTCATACCATGATAATCATTTTTTCGGTACTTGGCGCGATTTTCGTGCTAGTTGTGGCTCTGGTTTCTTACTTAATTTGGAAACGAAGATACAGTAAGAAGGTTTCGTCGGGGACTAACTCGGACAATGAAAAATTCCCACGAATTTCTTATAGAGTCTTACATGAAGCAACTAATGGATTTTCGTCAGCTAACTTGATCGGTTATGGAAAGTTTAGTTTCGTCTATAAGGCGCTTTTGAACCAAAAAAATGGACCGGTAGCTGTTGCTGTGAAAGTACTAAAACTTTCAGTTCATGGTGCTCGTAAGACTTTTGAAACAGAATGTAAAGCTTTGAGAAATATTCGACACCGAAATCTTGTGAAAGTCATAACATCTTGTTCAGGTGTTGATTATAATGGAAATGACTTCAAGGCTCTTATCTACGCTTATATGGTCAATGGCAGTTTGGATGAGTGGTTACATCAGAATCGAGTGGTTAATCAAGATATCGAGGAGGAAACAAGGTCTTTAAACTTCATTCAGAGGCTGAACGTTGTGATCGATGTGGCTAGCGCACTAGTTTATATTCATTGCCAGTGTCGATCACCATTGGTTCATTGTGATATTAAACCTAGTAACGTTTTGTTAGATGTCGATTTGGTTGCTCATCTTGGTGATTTCGGCTTGGCAAGATTTTTTCAGGATACTGCACATGATACTTCAACAAGCCACACAATATCGCTTGGTGTAAAAGGCACGATTGGTTATGCTGCTCCAG AATATGGAATGGGTAGTCAAACATCAACATACGGTGATATCTACAGTTTCGGGATCCTCATACTAGAGACATTTACCGGAAAGCACCCTACTCATGAAATGTTCAGTGATGGTCTAAGTCTTCATGGTTTTGTGAAGACGGCTATACCTGACCAAGTTATGAAGATAACTGATCTCATCCAACTGAGAACGTATAAGTCCATCAAGGAGTGCCTGACTGCAGTTTATCAAATTGGGATTAATTGCTCAATGGAATCGCCAACAGATCGGATGGACATCAACGATGCATTTAATCAACTGCAGTTTGTTAAGAAAACTTTCCTTGATAGTAGGAGTAACTTGGCGTAA
- the LOC139876533 gene encoding uncharacterized protein — protein sequence MTNDKKPIGSFVKDEATNKGNAVQDLWSSSTREMDNSAAQSQLSASSVSMLNPNLDGHCSSGNNPSEFVNRGLLLWNQTRQQWIGDKGSSKRKKAREPSISWNATYDNLLGSNKPFTRPIPLPEMVNFLVDVWEEEGLYD from the exons ATGACTAATGATAAAAAGCCCATTGGATCTTTTGTAAAAGACGAAGCTACAAATAAAGGTAACGCAGTACAAGATTTGTGGAGTAGCAGCACACGCGAGATGGATAATAGTGCTGCTCAATCGCAGTTAAGCGCCTCATCGGTTAGCATGTTGAATCCAAACCTTGATGGACATTGTAGTTCGGGAAACAATCCTTCTGAATTTGTAAATCGTG GTCTTCTTCTTTGGAATCAGACAAGGCAACAATGGATAGGAGATAAGGGATCTAGTAAGAGAAAGAAAGCTCGAGAACCTTCTATAAG TTGGAATGCAACGTATGATAATTTGCTTGGGAGCAACAAGCCTTTTACAAGGCCCATTCCTCTACCC GAAATGGTTAATTTTCTTGTGGATGTTTGGGAAGAAGAGGGGTTGTATGACTAA